Proteins encoded together in one Mugil cephalus isolate CIBA_MC_2020 chromosome 16, CIBA_Mcephalus_1.1, whole genome shotgun sequence window:
- the stub1 gene encoding E3 ubiquitin-protein ligase CHIP — translation MAGSPEKSSTAQELKEQGNRLFLCRKYQEAATCYSKAINRNPSVAVYYTNRALCHVKLQQHDKALADCKHALELDSQSVKAHFFLGQCHLELENYDEAIGNLQKAYNLAKEQRLNFGDDIPSALRIAKKKRWNSIEEKRINQENELHAYLTKLILAEKERELEEYKEKQDDNQNGGDAAKIASKHDKYLVDMDELFSQVDEKRKKREIPDYLCGKISFELMREPCITPSGITYDRKDIEEHLQRVGHFDPVTRSPLTQDQLIPNLAMKEVIDAFIQENGWVEDY, via the exons ATGGCCGGCAGCCCGGAGAAGAGTTCCACCGcacaggagctgaaggagcaGGGAAACCGGCTGTTCCTCTGCCGCAAGTACCAGGAAGCTGCTACGTGTTACAGTAAAGCTATT AACCGTAATCCATCTGTGGCAGTGTACTACACCAACAGGGCTCTCTGCCacgtgaagctgcagcagcacgaCAAGGCTCTGGCTGATTGTAAGCACGCATTAGAGCTGGACAGTCAGTCTGTGAAGGCCCACTTCTTCTTAGGCCAGTGTCACCTGGAGCTGGAGAACTACGACGAGGCCATCGGAAACCTGCAGAAAG cttaTAACTTGGCAAAAGAACAGAGGCTGAATTTTGGAGATGACATCCCCAGCGCTTTGCGCATTGCCAAGAAAAAGCGTTGGAACAGCATCGAAGAGAAGCGCATCAACCAAGAGAACGAGTTACACGCCTATCTGACCAAACTCATACTGGCTGAGAAGGAAAG AGAACTGGAagaatacaaagaaaaacaggatgaCAATCAAAATGGAGGCGATGCTGCCAAGATTGCATCAAAACAT GACAAGTATCTGGTGGACATGGATGAGCTCTTCTCTCAGGtggatgagaaaagaaaa AAGCGGGAGATTCCAGATTATCTTTGTGGGAAGATCAGTTTTGAGCTGATGAGGGAGCCCTGCATCACACCCAGTGGAATCACCTATGATCGCAAAGACATTGAGGAGCACCTGCAG CGGGTAGGTCATTTTGACCCAGTCACCAGGAGCCCCCTGACCCAGGATCAGCTGATCCCAAACCTGGCCATGAAGGAAGTAATTGATGCCTTTATCCAGGAGAACGGCTGGGTGGAGGACTACTGA
- the crp1 gene encoding pentraxin fusion protein, translating into MSVNTVKFAVVLLGVMLPSTLSSATQMGLPDKVLVFPYETDFSFVALIPQKEMGLKAFTLCMRVATELPEERQIILFAYRTADYDELNVWREKDGRVSFYMSGDGAFFHLPPITTFRTSLCLTWESRTGLAAFWVDGKRSTYQVYKPGHIIRPKGTILLGQDPDKHLGGLEAVQSFVGEVTDLNMWDFVLSRSMIQAWHYGHKVPKGNIFDWATIEYELNGNVMVVDDD; encoded by the exons atg agtgTCAACACCGTGAAGTTTGCTGTGGTGCTGCTCGGTGTTATGTTGCCTTCGACTCTCTCCTCAGCTACACAAA TGGGTCTTCCTGACAAAGTCCTGGTCTTCCCTTATGAGACGGACTTCAGCTTCGTGGCCCTGATCCCTCAGAAGGAGATGGGTCTGAAGGCCTTCACCCTCTGCATGCGCGTGGCCACCGAGCTGCCGGAGGAGCGGCAGATCATCCTGTTTGCCTACCGCACCGCCGACTACGACGAGCTCAACGTGTGGCGCGAAAAGGACGGACGCGTCTCCTTCTACATGAGCGGAGACGGCGCCTTCTTTCACCTGCCTCCCATCACCACCTTCCGCACCAGCCTCTGCCTCACCTGGGAGTCTCGCACCGGCCTCGCCGCCTTTTGGGTGGACGGGAAGCGCAGCACCTACCAGGTGTACAAACCGGGGCACATCATCCGCCCCAAAGGCACCATCCTCCTGGGGCAGGACCCTGACAAGCACCTGGGGGGTCTGGAGGCCGTGCAGAGCTTCGTAGGGGAGGTGACTGATCTGAACATGTGGGACTTTGTGCTCTCCAGGAGCATGATCCAGGCCTGGCACTACGGGCACAAGGTCCCCAAGGGAAACATCTTCGACTGGGCCACCATCGAGTACGAGCTGAACGGGAATGTGATGGTGGTGGACGATGACTGA